CTCGCCTGTCTGGCTATTGAGAATAATGGCGCCATTTACCCCGCTGTCATCACCGAGAATTTCTTTGGTTTCTGAATGCCAGAGAATTTCAATGTTGGGGGTATTTTCTACACGGTGCTGCATGGCTTTTGAGGCACGCATTTCGCCACGGCGCACAATCATATATACTTTCCGGCAAAGTTTGGAGAGGTAATGAGCTTCCTCACAGGCAGTATCGCCGGCGCCCACAATGGCTACGTCTTTACCACGGTAAAAGAATCCATCGCACACGGCACAGGCCGAAACGCCGCCAATGCTGCGGAATTTCTGCTCCGACTCAATGCCCAGCCACTTGGCCGAAGCACCGGTAGCCACAATCACCGTATCGGCATGAATTTCGGTTTTGCCGTCATCCACCCACACTTTATGCACCGGACCGCTGAAATCAACTTTTGATACCCAGCCGTAGCGGATATCGGTATTGAATCGCTCAGCCTGTGCTTTGAACAGCTCCATCATTTCAGGCCCCTGAATGCCTTTGGGGTACCCGGGATAATTTTCAACTTCGGTGGTAATAGTAAGTTGTCCGCCAGGCTCCGGGCCCATGTACATTACAGGTTTCATATCGGCACGGGCGCTGTAAATTGCTGCCGTGTAACCGGCGGGGCCTGAACCGATAATCAGGCAGCGGTGGTGTTCGGGAGTATTGCTCATAAAGTGTGGTAATGTTCGTTTTGTGTTGTGCGGGGCAAAGGTACAAACAAGTATTTAACTGTATGTGACACCTGTCACCTTTGCCCCGCTCCACAAAAGTATTTACCCTACTC
The nucleotide sequence above comes from Bacteroidota bacterium. Encoded proteins:
- the trxB gene encoding thioredoxin-disulfide reductase, with translation MSNTPEHHRCLIIGSGPAGYTAAIYSARADMKPVMYMGPEPGGQLTITTEVENYPGYPKGIQGPEMMELFKAQAERFNTDIRYGWVSKVDFSGPVHKVWVDDGKTEIHADTVIVATGASAKWLGIESEQKFRSIGGVSACAVCDGFFYRGKDVAIVGAGDTACEEAHYLSKLCRKVYMIVRRGEMRASKAMQHRVENTPNIEILWHSETKEILGDDSGVNGAIILNSQTGEERKIDIYGFFVAIGHKPNTDVFKGWLDMDDQGYIVTTPGTSKTNIEGVFAVGDAQDKTYRQAVTAAGSGCMGALDAERYLTAKGIH